A DNA window from Vigna angularis cultivar LongXiaoDou No.4 chromosome 1, ASM1680809v1, whole genome shotgun sequence contains the following coding sequences:
- the LOC108319692 gene encoding NDR1/HIN1-like protein 10 encodes MADKQPQLNSAYYGPTIPPAEALRPRRHINCCCCLFSICWKILLALIIFLVIVFIIFYAMLQPHAFKLHVSVATLTQFNYTSSDNTLCYNLVLNFTARNPNKKLDFYYESVESHISYNDVTFASTELLTLRDSFRQRRQSTNLLNGVYRGNYKTVLDQDQVKTLEEDEKKRVFHFSVRLHFVAYSSGECE; translated from the coding sequence ATGGCAGATAAGCAACCCCAACTAAACAGTGCGTATTACGGCCCCACGATTCCTCCGGCGGAGGCGCTACGTCCCCGCCGCCACATAAATTGCTGTTGCTGTCTCTTCAGCATCTGCTGGAAGATTCTCCTCGCACTCATAATCTTCCTCGTCATCGTATTCATCATCTTCTACGCCATGCTCCAGCCACACGCGTTTAAGCTGCACGTCTCCGTCGCCACACTCACGCAGTTCAATTACACCTCCAGCGACAACACGCTCTGTTACAACCTCGTCCTCAACTTCACGGCAAGGAACCCCAACAAGAAGCTAGACTTCTACTACGAGAGCGTGGAGAGCCACATATCATACAACGATGTCACGTTCGCGTCGACGGAGTTGTTGACGTTGCGTGACTCGTTCCGGCAACGCAGGCAGAGCACGAACCTCCTGAACGGCGTTTACAGGGGGAATTACAAGACAGTGTTGGATCAGGATCAAGTGAAGACCTTggaagaagatgagaaaaagagGGTTTTTCATTTCTCTGTGAGACTCCACTTTGTCGCTTACTCTAGTGGAGAATGCGAGTAG